The following proteins are co-located in the Nitrospirota bacterium genome:
- a CDS encoding pitrilysin family protein: protein MLTRTAALFLVLFVFAPFKVYPEVVQRTLPNGLQVLMAEDHKSPLAVFQIWYRVGSMDESFGKTGLSHVLEHMMFKGTKKYGSKEFSRTIQRYGGTDNAFTSMDSTVYFQILPSEHLDLSLKFESDRMANLLLREEDFQAERAVVMEERRLRLEDDPQSSLYEETEAAAFRVHPYHWPVIGWMPDLAHLKLEDLKQYYRTHYTPNNAFIVVVGDIDPDALFKEIEKYFGSIKPSPPPEDRISQEPPLDGERRVYLDREAELPYVVAAYHVPTLLDEDGYALDVLSTILGGGRSGRLYRSLIYEQKVALNVFADYGGLHRDPYLFTIGGTVAPGASDAALEKALYAEVERLKEEPVSDFELAKAKNQIEADFIMRQDSIFSQAMTIGRFHLLKDWRLKDRYVENIRAVTAEDVRRVARKYFDRDKRTVGILIPEARQAQEDGKGKEGR, encoded by the coding sequence GTGCTCACACGGACCGCGGCCCTTTTCCTTGTCCTGTTTGTTTTCGCCCCCTTCAAGGTGTATCCTGAGGTGGTGCAGCGCACCCTTCCCAACGGGCTTCAGGTCCTGATGGCCGAGGACCACAAATCTCCCCTGGCCGTCTTCCAGATATGGTACAGGGTGGGCTCCATGGACGAGAGTTTCGGCAAGACGGGCCTGAGCCATGTCCTTGAGCACATGATGTTCAAGGGCACCAAGAAATACGGGTCCAAGGAGTTCTCCCGCACTATCCAGCGTTACGGCGGCACAGACAACGCGTTCACCTCCATGGACTCCACCGTCTACTTCCAGATCCTTCCCTCGGAGCACCTGGACCTTTCCCTGAAGTTCGAAAGCGACCGGATGGCGAACCTCCTGCTCCGGGAGGAGGATTTCCAGGCGGAGCGGGCCGTGGTCATGGAGGAAAGGAGGCTCAGGCTGGAGGACGACCCCCAGAGCTCCCTGTACGAGGAGACGGAGGCCGCCGCCTTCAGGGTGCATCCCTACCACTGGCCGGTCATCGGGTGGATGCCCGACCTCGCCCACCTGAAGCTCGAGGACCTCAAGCAGTACTACCGGACCCACTATACCCCGAACAACGCCTTCATCGTGGTCGTGGGGGACATCGACCCGGACGCCCTTTTCAAAGAGATAGAGAAATACTTCGGCTCAATCAAGCCCTCGCCTCCTCCGGAGGACCGCATCAGCCAGGAGCCTCCTCTGGACGGTGAGCGCCGGGTCTATCTCGACAGGGAGGCTGAGCTGCCCTACGTGGTGGCCGCGTACCACGTGCCCACGCTGCTTGACGAGGACGGCTACGCCCTGGACGTGCTCTCCACCATCCTGGGAGGAGGCAGGAGCGGCCGATTGTACCGCTCCCTCATTTACGAGCAGAAGGTCGCCCTGAACGTCTTTGCCGACTACGGGGGCCTGCACCGCGACCCCTATCTTTTCACCATCGGGGGCACCGTCGCCCCCGGTGCCTCCGACGCGGCCCTGGAGAAGGCCCTTTACGCCGAGGTGGAGCGCCTGAAGGAGGAGCCGGTATCGGATTTCGAGCTTGCCAAGGCCAAGAACCAGATAGAGGCGGACTTCATCATGCGGCAGGATTCCATATTCTCCCAGGCCATGACCATCGGCAGGTTCCATCTCCTCAAGGACTGGCGGCTCAAGGACCGGTACGTGGAAAACATACGGGCGGTCACGGCGGAGGACGTTCGCCGGGTCGCCCGGAAATATTTCGACCGCGACAAGCGCACCGTGGGCATTCTCATACCCGAGGCGCGCCAGGCGCAGGAGGACGGCAAGGGGAAGGAGGGACGGTGA
- a CDS encoding O-methyltransferase — protein sequence MDITDPRIEKYLKELAPEEDPLLLEMEDLALGRGFPIVDRLVGRLLFVITRLKKPRLVVELGSGFGYSAYWFARALPEGSTVVLTDRSEENIGRARQTFEQAGMAQKAEFRAGDALDIAREYRDIDILFIDMDKRDYPRAVKALIPHLAPHALIIADNSLWYGRMLEGVNDEETRGIEEFNRLMAGHPEFFTSIVPLRDGVLISLKVA from the coding sequence GTGGACATTACCGACCCCCGCATAGAAAAGTACCTGAAGGAGCTGGCCCCCGAGGAAGACCCCCTCCTTCTGGAGATGGAGGACCTGGCGCTCGGGCGGGGCTTTCCCATCGTGGACCGGCTGGTAGGGCGGCTCCTGTTCGTCATCACCCGGCTCAAGAAGCCCCGCTTGGTGGTGGAGCTCGGCTCGGGCTTCGGCTACTCCGCCTACTGGTTTGCCCGGGCGCTTCCGGAAGGCTCCACCGTGGTGCTGACCGACAGAAGCGAGGAGAATATCGGCAGGGCCCGGCAGACGTTCGAGCAGGCGGGCATGGCCCAAAAGGCGGAGTTCAGGGCCGGAGACGCCCTGGACATCGCCCGGGAGTATCGGGACATCGACATCCTCTTCATAGACATGGACAAGAGGGACTATCCCCGGGCGGTGAAAGCGCTCATCCCCCACCTGGCTCCCCACGCCCTCATCATCGCCGACAACTCGCTCTGGTACGGCAGGATGCTCGAAGGCGTGAACGACGAGGAGACCCGGGGCATCGAGGAGTTCAACCGCCTCATGGCGGGGCACCCGGAATTCTTCACCAGCATCGTCCCCTTGAGAGACGGCGTGCTCATCTCCCTCAAGGTGGCCTGA
- a CDS encoding xanthine dehydrogenase family protein molybdopterin-binding subunit: MAGEKKEYYVEGIPVPETPGPGEPLPPWGKTRVLGSRRPRVDAYERVSGTAVYPSDIVLPGMLYGAVLRSPHANALVKSVDTRKAAGMPGVRAIITGSTPGADLPWTYRGGGGVASKLFDPHCRYEGDAVAAVAADSRDEAWDAVRAIEVQYDVLPYVADMEAALRKGAPRVHEEGNEAKTESYERGSVQEGFARADAVLTETYRTECELHTPLELHGCVARWDGDALNIWESTQGVYSVQSQVAETLGLPLSKVRVIGHYMGGGFGSKLWPGKYTIIAALLAKKTARPVKLFLSREETYLSVGNRPPALMTLKAGVKRDGTLTALEFTATGTGGAYLSGGISLLDWLVRDLYTCPNVRTRATDVYINAGPARPFRAPGHPQCSWALEQMMDSLAEAIGMDPVELRLKNIPTVSQAKEKPYSTTGLRACIEQGARAFGWKEARRRSRSQGGGHLRRGAGMAAALWFAGDGGPPSTVVVKLFSDGSVNLNMGASDIGTGTKTVMAMVVSEELGIRPELIQIENADTGTTQYATPSGGSKTVPTEAPAVRRAAVRVKRQLLEMASEDLGVPAGDLRLEGDEIFSPGDGARRVKLTGISRLKKRGVVVGVGYRGPNPADKVINPFSAQFCEVEVNTRTGEVRILRFVGANESGRVMDALTFGSQVIGGITMGIGLGMTEMRVLDEARTGKLCNGNWHDYKLPTALDVPADIQPVPIDMPDPEANPAGAKGLGEPVTIPTAAAIAGAVHDATGVRPTGTPMTPVLLAELLARKTEKG; this comes from the coding sequence ATGGCCGGGGAGAAAAAAGAATATTACGTGGAGGGCATCCCTGTGCCGGAGACCCCGGGGCCCGGCGAGCCCCTGCCCCCCTGGGGAAAGACCCGCGTGCTTGGCTCCCGCAGGCCCCGCGTGGACGCCTACGAGCGGGTAAGCGGCACCGCGGTCTACCCCTCGGACATCGTCCTTCCGGGGATGCTGTACGGCGCGGTGCTCCGCTCGCCGCATGCCAACGCCCTGGTCAAGAGCGTGGACACGCGCAAGGCCGCCGGGATGCCCGGCGTGAGGGCAATCATAACCGGCTCCACCCCGGGGGCGGACCTGCCCTGGACCTACCGGGGAGGCGGCGGGGTGGCATCGAAGCTCTTCGACCCCCACTGCCGCTACGAAGGAGACGCCGTGGCCGCCGTGGCGGCGGACAGCCGGGACGAGGCATGGGACGCCGTGCGCGCCATCGAGGTGCAGTACGATGTCCTGCCCTACGTGGCCGACATGGAAGCCGCCCTCCGGAAAGGGGCCCCCAGGGTGCACGAGGAGGGCAACGAGGCCAAGACCGAGAGCTACGAGCGGGGAAGCGTGCAGGAGGGCTTCGCCCGGGCCGACGCGGTCCTGACCGAGACCTACCGGACCGAATGCGAGCTTCACACCCCTCTTGAGCTACACGGGTGCGTGGCCCGGTGGGACGGCGACGCGCTGAACATCTGGGAGTCCACCCAGGGGGTCTACTCCGTGCAGTCGCAGGTGGCCGAGACCCTGGGGCTTCCCCTGTCCAAGGTGCGGGTCATCGGGCATTACATGGGCGGGGGGTTCGGAAGCAAGCTCTGGCCCGGGAAATACACCATTATCGCCGCGCTCCTGGCAAAGAAGACGGCCCGCCCCGTGAAGCTCTTCCTCTCCCGGGAGGAGACCTACCTTTCGGTGGGAAACCGGCCGCCCGCCCTGATGACCCTGAAGGCCGGGGTGAAGCGGGACGGGACCCTCACGGCGCTGGAGTTCACGGCCACCGGGACCGGGGGGGCCTACCTCTCCGGCGGCATCTCCCTTCTGGACTGGCTGGTCCGGGACCTGTACACCTGCCCCAACGTTCGCACCCGCGCCACCGACGTCTACATAAACGCCGGCCCCGCCCGGCCCTTCCGGGCGCCGGGCCACCCGCAGTGCTCCTGGGCCCTGGAGCAGATGATGGACTCCCTGGCCGAGGCCATCGGGATGGACCCCGTCGAGTTGAGGCTCAAGAACATCCCCACGGTGAGCCAGGCGAAGGAAAAGCCATACAGCACGACGGGCCTCAGGGCCTGCATCGAGCAGGGGGCGCGGGCCTTCGGCTGGAAGGAGGCCCGCCGGAGAAGCCGCTCCCAGGGCGGAGGGCACCTGAGGCGCGGCGCGGGCATGGCCGCCGCCCTCTGGTTCGCCGGAGACGGCGGGCCCCCCTCGACGGTTGTCGTGAAGCTCTTCTCCGACGGAAGCGTCAACCTCAACATGGGGGCCAGCGACATCGGCACGGGCACGAAGACCGTGATGGCCATGGTCGTATCGGAGGAGCTGGGCATACGCCCGGAGCTCATCCAGATAGAAAACGCCGACACCGGCACCACCCAGTACGCCACCCCGAGCGGGGGAAGCAAGACCGTCCCTACCGAGGCCCCCGCCGTGAGGCGCGCCGCGGTGCGCGTGAAGCGCCAGCTCCTCGAGATGGCCTCGGAGGACCTGGGGGTGCCCGCCGGGGACCTTCGCCTTGAAGGCGATGAGATATTCTCTCCCGGCGACGGCGCAAGGCGGGTGAAGCTCACCGGCATATCCAGGCTCAAGAAGAGGGGCGTGGTGGTGGGCGTGGGCTACAGGGGGCCCAACCCCGCGGACAAGGTCATAAACCCCTTCTCGGCCCAGTTCTGCGAAGTCGAGGTCAACACCCGAACCGGCGAGGTCAGGATTCTGCGTTTCGTGGGCGCCAACGAAAGCGGACGGGTGATGGACGCCCTGACTTTCGGAAGCCAGGTCATCGGCGGCATCACCATGGGCATCGGCCTGGGGATGACCGAAATGCGCGTCCTGGACGAGGCCCGCACGGGCAAGCTCTGTAACGGGAACTGGCACGACTACAAGCTCCCCACGGCCCTGGACGTGCCCGCCGACATCCAGCCGGTCCCCATCGACATGCCCGACCCGGAGGCAAACCCCGCCGGGGCCAAGGGGCTGGGCGAGCCCGTCACCATCCCCACGGCCGCGGCCATCGCGGGCGCGGTCCATGACGCCACGGGCGTCCGGCCCACCGGCACACCCATGACGCCGGTGCTCCTTGCAGAACTGCTAGCCCGCAAGACGGAGAAAGGATAG
- a CDS encoding pitrilysin family protein, which translates to MKRGSGRVAFLVFLVVLGLSSPARADMLDVKRSVLANGLTVLHVERHTLPLVEVVLLVKSGVVQEPAEKAGLANLTAALLTEGTESRTATEISEQLAFIGAQLDVEASYDFTRASLSVLRKDVRRGFEILSDVLLHPTFPDEEVARKISLIGGSLQQSEEQPGFLVMRAFRSRVYGKNPYGRLVRGSRETLGDITRKDVRDFYSTWYRPDNAILVVVGDLDREELGKLVDTYLDGWQRAPLPPPVREPMPPEERKVVLIDRDLAQANIAVGHKAVRRIDPDYYALRVMNYVLGGGGFASRLMETIRDRMGLAYSVYSSLAAYKDDGHFVVQVQTKNSSAGTVIEEIVRQIEAMKDKGITGEELEEAKAYLIGSFPRRIDTMGKMARFLSLVEFYGLGLDYPDRYKELIGSVTLDDVRAAARKYLHPAEAVFVVVARQSEAKVSPEAIEKAP; encoded by the coding sequence GTGAAAAGGGGCTCCGGACGGGTGGCGTTTCTCGTGTTTCTTGTCGTCCTCGGCCTCTCTTCCCCGGCCCGGGCGGATATGCTCGATGTGAAGCGAAGCGTTCTGGCCAACGGACTCACCGTTTTGCACGTGGAGCGGCACACCCTGCCCCTGGTGGAGGTGGTGCTCCTGGTCAAGTCCGGCGTGGTGCAGGAGCCGGCCGAAAAAGCCGGCCTGGCCAACCTGACGGCCGCTCTTCTGACCGAAGGCACCGAGAGCCGGACGGCGACGGAGATAAGCGAGCAGCTGGCCTTCATCGGAGCGCAGCTGGACGTCGAGGCCAGTTACGACTTCACGAGGGCCTCCCTCTCCGTGCTCAGAAAGGACGTGCGGAGGGGATTCGAGATTCTCTCGGACGTCCTCCTGCACCCCACCTTCCCGGACGAAGAGGTCGCACGGAAGATAAGCCTCATAGGAGGCAGCCTCCAGCAGAGCGAGGAGCAGCCGGGTTTTCTGGTGATGAGGGCCTTCCGCAGCCGCGTTTACGGCAAAAACCCCTATGGCCGCCTCGTGCGGGGTTCGCGCGAAACCCTCGGGGACATCACGAGAAAGGACGTCCGGGATTTCTACTCGACGTGGTACCGGCCCGACAACGCCATCCTCGTCGTGGTGGGCGACCTCGACCGTGAGGAGCTCGGAAAGCTCGTTGACACGTATCTGGACGGCTGGCAGCGGGCTCCCCTGCCGCCCCCCGTCCGGGAGCCCATGCCCCCCGAGGAAAGAAAGGTCGTCCTCATCGACCGCGACCTCGCTCAGGCCAACATAGCCGTCGGGCACAAGGCGGTGAGGCGCATCGACCCCGATTACTACGCCCTGAGAGTCATGAACTATGTCCTCGGCGGCGGCGGGTTCGCCTCGCGCCTGATGGAGACCATACGGGACCGGATGGGCCTGGCCTACAGTGTGTACAGCTCCCTGGCGGCCTACAAGGACGACGGCCACTTCGTCGTGCAGGTGCAGACGAAAAACTCCTCGGCGGGCACCGTCATCGAGGAAATCGTCCGGCAGATTGAGGCCATGAAGGACAAGGGCATCACCGGGGAGGAGCTCGAAGAGGCCAAGGCCTACCTCATCGGGAGCTTTCCCCGGCGCATCGACACCATGGGCAAGATGGCGAGATTCCTTTCCCTGGTGGAGTTCTACGGCCTGGGCCTTGACTATCCCGACAGGTACAAGGAGCTCATCGGCTCCGTAACCCTCGATGACGTCCGTGCCGCCGCCCGGAAGTACCTGCATCCCGCGGAGGCCGTCTTCGTGGTCGTAGCCAGGCAGTCGGAGGCCAAGGTCTCCCCCGAGGCGATAGAGAAAGCCCCGTAG
- a CDS encoding xanthine dehydrogenase family protein subunit M, whose product MLPRFSYVRPASLKEALGHLGTPGALVQAGGTDLLGCLRDRVFGIEKMVSLSALKELGEIRETPDGGLLIGALATVAQAAAHPAVLRRYPGLAQGAREVASPQLRNQGTMGGNLCQKPRCWYYRGDFFCIRKGGDLCYAEGGENQFHCILGGGPCFIVHPSDTAPPLVALGAAVRISGPGGTRSVPVEGFHVLPEVDATRETVLEPGEVVTGIDLPPSPAGLRSSYRKVRARRAWDFALAGVALALTMESGRVKAGHIVLGGAAPVPWRAREAEDAITGRRLDEAAADRAARAALTGAQAMSKNAYKLSLFRGLVKEELLKQATA is encoded by the coding sequence ATGCTGCCCCGTTTCTCCTACGTCAGGCCCGCCTCCCTCAAGGAAGCCCTTGGCCATCTGGGTACGCCGGGAGCCCTGGTGCAGGCCGGAGGCACGGACCTCCTGGGCTGCCTGAGAGACCGTGTCTTCGGCATCGAGAAGATGGTAAGCCTCTCGGCACTCAAAGAACTCGGGGAGATACGGGAGACCCCGGACGGCGGCCTCCTGATAGGTGCGCTGGCCACGGTGGCCCAGGCGGCGGCACACCCCGCCGTCCTCAGGCGCTATCCCGGCCTCGCCCAGGGGGCCCGGGAGGTGGCAAGCCCCCAACTGCGCAACCAGGGGACCATGGGCGGAAACCTCTGCCAGAAGCCCCGGTGCTGGTACTACCGGGGGGACTTCTTCTGCATCCGGAAAGGCGGCGACCTCTGCTATGCGGAGGGCGGAGAGAACCAGTTTCACTGCATCTTGGGAGGGGGCCCGTGCTTCATCGTGCATCCCTCGGACACCGCCCCTCCCCTGGTAGCCCTGGGCGCTGCGGTCCGCATAAGCGGGCCCGGCGGCACGCGGAGCGTTCCGGTGGAGGGTTTCCACGTTCTCCCCGAGGTGGACGCCACGCGGGAGACCGTGCTTGAGCCCGGGGAGGTCGTAACCGGGATAGACCTGCCCCCCTCTCCGGCGGGGCTCCGGAGTTCCTACCGGAAGGTCCGGGCGCGCCGGGCGTGGGACTTCGCCCTGGCCGGGGTGGCCCTCGCCCTCACCATGGAGAGCGGCAGGGTAAAGGCGGGGCACATCGTGCTCGGCGGCGCTGCCCCCGTCCCGTGGCGGGCCCGGGAGGCCGAAGACGCCATAACGGGCAGGCGCCTGGACGAGGCCGCCGCGGACCGGGCCGCCCGGGCGGCCCTCACGGGTGCGCAGGCCATGAGCAAGAACGCGTACAAGCTGTCCCTCTTTCGGGGCCTCGTGAAGGAGGAGCTTCTGAAGCAGGCCACCGCCTGA
- a CDS encoding response regulator produces MEKGWGKAIWKKRVLVSDDSHGILMTLSALLGRMGFDVIPATDGMEALRRARMMRPDLILLSLQMPVVDGLSTLKALKENAETRRIPVVMLSSERSAAPLEECRRLGSAGCLMKPLDVECLHDVLEENLFAPRGHRRMHVRTPYSEPVMISASGLKRTLEARSLSEVGMYLVTSEPLPVGSGLEVTFPRPDAPLTLPGTVAYVNIHAGDGRRPAGMAVEFKGLRRKDREDLSRFIQELLTSRSSGEHL; encoded by the coding sequence TTGGAGAAAGGGTGGGGAAAAGCCATCTGGAAGAAGAGGGTCCTCGTATCCGACGATAGCCATGGCATCCTCATGACTCTCTCGGCCCTGCTGGGGCGGATGGGCTTTGACGTCATCCCGGCGACCGACGGCATGGAGGCGCTCAGGCGGGCCCGGATGATGCGTCCGGACCTCATCCTGCTCAGCTTGCAGATGCCCGTCGTGGACGGCCTCTCCACGCTCAAGGCCCTCAAGGAGAACGCCGAGACCAGGCGCATCCCGGTGGTCATGCTCTCAAGCGAGCGGAGCGCCGCCCCCCTTGAGGAGTGCCGCCGGCTGGGCAGCGCGGGCTGCCTCATGAAACCCCTGGACGTCGAGTGCCTGCACGACGTCCTCGAGGAGAACCTCTTTGCCCCGCGGGGCCATCGCCGCATGCATGTGCGCACCCCCTATAGCGAGCCGGTCATGATTTCCGCCTCGGGCCTCAAGCGGACCCTGGAGGCCCGAAGCCTCTCGGAAGTAGGCATGTACCTCGTCACCTCCGAGCCCCTTCCGGTGGGCAGCGGCCTGGAGGTGACTTTTCCCCGGCCCGATGCCCCCCTGACGCTGCCCGGGACGGTGGCATACGTCAATATCCATGCGGGAGACGGCCGGCGCCCGGCGGGCATGGCCGTGGAGTTCAAGGGCCTGCGCAGGAAGGACCGGGAGGACCTCTCCCGGTTCATCCAGGAGCTTTTGACCAGCCGGTCCTCCGGCGAACATCTCTAG
- the pilB gene encoding type IV-A pilus assembly ATPase PilB gives MAPKLGQMLISTNLITEEQLKQALTLQKKEGGRLGSSLVKLGYVNEEKLVAFLSKQFGVPAINLADYKIDPSVVKLVPYDMARKYTIMPVARVGATLTVAMTDPSNVFAIDDVKFLTGYNVEVAVTSESGIQGAMAQYYGAGAASASLEEMQKKEQDPEDASKILSARDYTLSDDDIDAGAMAGKGYDDGPMVDVEDFDKVVGSALDNVQAVEEQEESEAVREVEAPIVKLVNGIFVNAVKAGASDIHVEPYETSLRVRFRVDGVMYTVMNLPTKIKAALTSRIKIMARLDIAERRLPQDGRIKLKLGKKRDIDFRVSTLPTLFGEKTVLRLLDKSNLEIDLTKLGFEEKALQHFMGSLDKPYGMILVTGPTGSGKTTTLYSALSYLNKPGINIMTAEDPVEFNFLGINQVHVREDIGLTFAAALRSFLRQDPDVIMVGEIRDFETAEIAIKAALTGHLVLSTLHTNDAPSTINRLLNMGIEPFLVSSSVLVILAQRLARRICPKCKEEERVPAPALVKVGFSPEEAEGLTVYKGNGCPYCNGSGYKGRVALYEVMLVSDEIKDLVLEGASTEEIKRTAVKDGMKTLRMSGLTKVKEGVTTVEEVLRVSFGN, from the coding sequence ATGGCGCCCAAGCTGGGGCAAATGCTCATATCCACCAACCTCATTACCGAGGAGCAGTTGAAGCAGGCCCTCACCCTGCAGAAGAAGGAAGGGGGCCGCCTCGGCTCGAGCCTGGTGAAGCTGGGCTACGTCAACGAAGAGAAGCTGGTGGCGTTCCTGAGCAAGCAGTTCGGAGTGCCCGCCATCAATCTGGCCGACTACAAGATAGACCCTTCGGTGGTCAAGCTGGTCCCCTACGACATGGCCAGGAAATACACCATCATGCCCGTGGCCCGGGTCGGGGCCACCCTGACCGTCGCCATGACCGACCCCTCCAACGTCTTCGCCATCGACGACGTGAAGTTCCTGACCGGCTACAACGTGGAGGTGGCCGTCACCAGCGAGAGCGGCATCCAGGGCGCCATGGCCCAGTACTACGGGGCCGGGGCAGCCTCGGCCTCCCTCGAGGAGATGCAGAAAAAGGAGCAGGACCCCGAGGACGCCTCCAAGATTCTCTCGGCGCGGGACTACACCCTCAGCGACGACGACATTGATGCGGGGGCAATGGCGGGCAAGGGCTACGACGACGGGCCCATGGTGGACGTGGAGGACTTCGATAAGGTCGTCGGAAGCGCCCTGGACAATGTCCAGGCGGTGGAGGAGCAGGAGGAGTCCGAGGCCGTCCGCGAGGTGGAGGCCCCCATCGTCAAGCTCGTCAACGGCATATTCGTCAACGCCGTGAAGGCCGGGGCGAGCGACATCCACGTGGAGCCCTACGAGACGTCCCTCCGGGTGCGGTTCCGGGTGGACGGCGTCATGTACACGGTCATGAACCTCCCCACCAAGATAAAGGCCGCCCTGACCTCCAGGATAAAGATCATGGCCCGGCTGGACATCGCCGAGCGCCGCCTCCCCCAGGACGGAAGGATAAAGCTCAAGCTCGGCAAGAAAAGGGACATCGACTTCCGGGTCTCCACGCTCCCCACCCTTTTCGGGGAGAAGACCGTCCTGAGGCTCCTGGACAAATCCAACCTGGAGATAGACCTCACCAAGCTGGGGTTCGAGGAGAAGGCCCTGCAGCACTTCATGGGGTCCCTGGACAAGCCCTACGGGATGATCCTGGTCACGGGGCCCACGGGCTCCGGAAAGACCACTACGCTGTACTCGGCCCTCTCCTACCTCAACAAGCCCGGCATAAACATCATGACCGCCGAGGACCCCGTGGAGTTCAACTTCCTCGGCATCAACCAGGTCCACGTGCGGGAGGACATAGGGCTGACCTTCGCGGCCGCCCTCCGGAGCTTCCTCAGGCAGGACCCCGACGTCATCATGGTGGGCGAGATCCGGGACTTCGAGACGGCCGAGATAGCCATCAAGGCCGCCCTCACCGGCCACCTGGTGCTCTCCACCCTGCACACCAACGACGCCCCGAGCACCATCAACAGGCTCCTGAACATGGGCATCGAGCCCTTCCTGGTCAGCTCCTCGGTCCTCGTCATCCTCGCGCAGCGGCTGGCGCGCCGCATCTGCCCCAAGTGCAAGGAGGAAGAACGGGTGCCGGCGCCGGCCCTGGTGAAGGTGGGCTTCTCCCCGGAGGAGGCCGAGGGCTTGACCGTGTACAAGGGAAACGGCTGCCCGTACTGCAACGGCTCGGGCTACAAGGGCCGGGTGGCCCTCTACGAGGTCATGCTCGTCAGCGACGAGATAAAGGACCTCGTCCTGGAGGGCGCATCCACCGAGGAGATAAAGCGCACGGCCGTAAAGGACGGCATGAAGACCCTGCGCATGTCGGGGCTGACCAAGGTCAAGGAGGGCGTCACCACGGTGGAGGAGGTCCTCCGCGTGAGCTTCGGAAACTGA
- a CDS encoding CheR family methyltransferase, whose protein sequence is MTGRECREFLQWALPRLRLRWAGFRKVQGQVCKRLARRLAALGLENPAAYRSYLASHPAEWEALEHLSRVTISRFGRDRGVFEALSNVVLPRLARMALREGSGIVSAWSAGCASGEEPYGLQAFWRLRVLPALGEDVGLRVLATDIDPRLLERARQGRYPASSLKDLPEDIRRQAFTPLAGGGVLLREEFRRDVVFLRQDIRRERPEGRFHLLLVRNLVFTYFEEGLQREMLDVLTEKLLPGGYLVVGTHEKLPDGAEFSPASPAVFRKGDEKNGGR, encoded by the coding sequence ATGACCGGCCGGGAGTGCCGGGAATTCCTCCAATGGGCCCTTCCCCGCCTCCGTCTGAGATGGGCGGGGTTCCGCAAGGTCCAGGGGCAGGTCTGCAAGCGTCTCGCGCGCCGCCTGGCCGCGCTGGGTCTGGAAAACCCGGCGGCCTACCGGTCCTATCTGGCCTCCCACCCCGCCGAATGGGAAGCCCTGGAGCATCTCTCACGCGTGACCATTTCCCGTTTCGGCCGCGACAGGGGAGTCTTCGAGGCCCTCTCAAACGTGGTCCTGCCCCGGTTGGCCCGGATGGCCCTGCGGGAAGGCAGCGGCATCGTCTCGGCCTGGAGCGCCGGATGCGCTTCGGGGGAGGAGCCTTACGGCCTTCAGGCCTTCTGGCGGCTCCGCGTCCTGCCCGCCCTGGGAGAAGACGTCGGGCTCCGCGTCCTGGCCACCGACATCGACCCCCGGCTCCTTGAGCGGGCCCGGCAGGGGCGGTACCCCGCCAGCAGCCTCAAGGACCTGCCCGAGGACATCCGCCGGCAGGCGTTCACGCCCCTGGCAGGCGGGGGGGTTCTCCTGAGGGAAGAATTCCGGCGGGACGTCGTCTTCCTCAGGCAGGACATCCGCCGGGAGCGCCCGGAGGGCAGGTTTCACCTGCTGCTGGTGCGGAATCTCGTCTTCACGTACTTCGAGGAAGGGCTCCAGAGGGAGATGCTCGATGTGCTCACCGAGAAACTGCTGCCCGGCGGCTACCTTGTCGTGGGAACACATGAGAAGCTTCCCGACGGCGCGGAATTCTCCCCGGCGTCTCCGGCGGTCTTTAGGAAAGGGGACGAAAAAAATGGTGGACGGTAA
- a CDS encoding (2Fe-2S)-binding protein translates to MKKNKRKEGHGRCGRGVSRRSFLAAVGAGTAALASPGRFASGQPEGREEVLEGAETSRVALLVNGRTHWVLVEPRTTLLYVLREKLGLTGTKEGCGRGECGACTVLMEDTPRYACMTLAVEAEGVSITTVEGLMEGEDLGPVQRAFVEHDAFQCGYCTPGQVMSVEGLMRANPDPSLEDIRTAVSGNLCRCGAYANIFKAARRARELRPHT, encoded by the coding sequence GTGAAGAAAAATAAGCGGAAAGAAGGGCATGGCCGGTGCGGCCGGGGCGTGAGCCGCCGCTCCTTCCTTGCCGCCGTGGGGGCGGGGACGGCGGCGCTGGCCTCCCCGGGCAGGTTCGCCTCCGGTCAACCGGAAGGCCGCGAGGAGGTCCTTGAAGGGGCCGAGACGAGCCGGGTCGCCCTCCTTGTCAACGGCCGCACCCATTGGGTGCTCGTGGAGCCCCGCACGACGCTTCTTTACGTCCTCAGGGAGAAGCTCGGGCTTACCGGCACGAAGGAGGGCTGCGGGCGGGGCGAGTGCGGCGCGTGCACCGTGCTCATGGAGGACACGCCCCGGTACGCCTGCATGACCCTGGCGGTGGAGGCCGAAGGGGTCTCCATAACCACGGTGGAAGGGCTCATGGAGGGCGAGGACCTGGGGCCCGTGCAGAGGGCCTTCGTGGAGCACGACGCCTTTCAGTGCGGCTACTGCACCCCGGGGCAGGTCATGTCGGTGGAGGGCCTCATGAGGGCCAACCCCGACCCCTCGCTCGAAGATATCCGTACAGCGGTGAGCGGAAACCTCTGCCGCTGCGGGGCTTACGCGAATATCTTCAAGGCCGCCCGGCGGGCCCGTGAATTGAGACCGCACACATAA